The proteins below come from a single Rhizobium sp. BT04 genomic window:
- a CDS encoding DUF1697 domain-containing protein, translating to MSMFVALLHSIVLTPDRRVIMQDLRTLAEELGFREPRTLVSTGNLVFEADDMRPHELEVMLEEGFEEKFGKHVDIVVRSDCTWMALCSTNPFKDGDGDQVIVRVMRLPVDPKKVEALKPLMAEGQRIAVVGGDLWIDFAGKPSQSKLLSALTTKRLGVGTMRNWNTVCGLAEMIM from the coding sequence ATGAGCATGTTCGTCGCCCTTCTGCACAGCATCGTCCTGACGCCCGATCGCCGCGTCATCATGCAGGATTTGCGAACACTGGCCGAAGAGCTCGGATTTCGCGAGCCGCGCACGCTGGTTTCCACCGGCAATCTGGTTTTCGAGGCCGACGATATGCGGCCGCACGAACTCGAGGTCATGCTGGAAGAGGGCTTTGAAGAAAAGTTCGGCAAACATGTCGATATCGTCGTGCGCAGCGACTGCACGTGGATGGCGCTTTGCAGCACCAATCCCTTCAAGGACGGCGATGGTGACCAGGTCATCGTCCGAGTGATGCGCCTGCCGGTCGACCCGAAGAAGGTGGAGGCGCTGAAACCGCTGATGGCGGAGGGACAGCGCATCGCCGTCGTCGGCGGCGATCTCTGGATCGATTTCGCCGGCAAGCCGAGCCAATCCAAACTGCTTTCGGCGCTGACGACCAAGCGGCTCGGCGTCGGCACGATGCGCAACTGGAACACCGTGTGCGGCCTT
- the yidD gene encoding membrane protein insertion efficiency factor YidD, with product MCEFCALQAGDEEDGGAAGPEKPREKAARTSRNYTGPFRKSPDRLLGMGVIRLYQLTLSGFVGNSCRHIPTCSEYGYESIARHGLWAGGWMTLFRVGRCGPGGTSGLDPVPEILGEHFRWWTPWRYLSLGRKRG from the coding sequence ATGTGCGAGTTCTGCGCCCTGCAGGCAGGCGATGAGGAAGACGGCGGCGCCGCCGGACCTGAAAAGCCGCGTGAAAAGGCTGCACGCACTTCCCGCAATTATACCGGCCCATTCCGCAAGTCCCCGGACCGCCTGCTCGGCATGGGGGTCATCCGCCTCTATCAGCTGACGCTTTCCGGCTTTGTCGGCAATTCCTGCCGGCATATCCCGACCTGTTCCGAATACGGCTACGAGTCGATCGCCCGCCACGGCCTGTGGGCCGGCGGCTGGATGACGCTGTTTCGCGTCGGCCGCTGCGGCCCGGGCGGCACCAGCGGCCTCGACCCGGTGCCGGAAATACTCGGCGAACACTTCCGCTGGTGGACGCCGTGGCGGTATCTCTCCCTCGGACGCAAGAGAGGGTAA
- a CDS encoding iron-sulfur cluster assembly scaffold protein, with protein MDDIYNSKILEFAGNIPLTGTLDDADASAQAYSKLCGSKVRIWLKMDGDTVTGFAHDVKACALGQASSSIMARHVVGATSGELRQARQDMLAMLKADGAGPEGRFEDMRYLRPVRDYKARHASTMLTFDAVVDAIGQIEAKRAEVVEA; from the coding sequence ATGGACGATATCTACAACAGCAAGATCCTCGAATTCGCCGGCAATATTCCGTTGACCGGGACGCTTGATGATGCCGATGCGAGTGCCCAGGCCTATTCCAAGCTCTGCGGCTCGAAGGTGCGGATCTGGCTGAAGATGGATGGCGACACCGTGACTGGTTTTGCTCATGACGTGAAGGCCTGCGCGCTCGGCCAGGCCTCTTCCTCGATCATGGCGCGACACGTCGTCGGCGCCACATCGGGCGAATTGCGCCAGGCACGCCAGGACATGCTTGCCATGCTGAAGGCGGATGGGGCGGGGCCTGAAGGCCGTTTCGAAGACATGCGTTATCTCCGGCCGGTCCGGGACTACAAGGCCCGCCATGCCTCGACGATGCTGACCTTCGACGCCGTCGTCGATGCGATCGGGCAGATCGAGGCGAAACGGGCGGAAGTTGTCGAGGCGTAA
- the folE gene encoding GTP cyclohydrolase I FolE has translation MDAIVKNFPQTTRDSDRPSQQEAEEAVRVLLRWVGDDPTREGLLETPARVVKSYRELFSGYDMAAEDVLGRTFEEVAGYDDMVLVKDIPFFSHCEHHMVPIIGKAHVAYMPDGRVLGLSKIARVVEIYGRRLQTQETMTAQIARAIDDTLNPRGVAVMIEAEHMCMAMRGVQKQGSTTLTTTFTGTFKTEPADQARFMSMVRSR, from the coding sequence ATGGACGCCATCGTAAAAAACTTTCCGCAGACGACCCGCGACTCCGATCGTCCCTCCCAGCAGGAGGCGGAGGAAGCCGTTCGCGTCCTGTTGCGCTGGGTCGGTGACGACCCGACGCGCGAAGGCCTGCTCGAAACGCCGGCCCGTGTCGTCAAATCCTACCGCGAGCTTTTTTCCGGTTACGACATGGCGGCGGAAGACGTGCTCGGCCGTACCTTCGAGGAGGTCGCCGGCTACGACGACATGGTCCTCGTCAAGGACATCCCGTTCTTCTCGCATTGCGAACACCACATGGTGCCGATCATCGGCAAGGCCCACGTCGCCTACATGCCGGACGGGCGAGTGCTCGGCCTGTCGAAGATTGCCCGTGTGGTCGAGATCTATGGCCGCCGCCTGCAGACGCAGGAAACGATGACCGCGCAGATCGCCCGGGCCATTGACGATACGCTGAATCCGCGCGGCGTCGCTGTGATGATCGAGGCCGAACATATGTGCATGGCGATGCGCGGCGTTCAGAAGCAGGGCTCGACCACGCTGACGACGACGTTTACGGGTACGTTCAAGACCGAGCCGGCCGATCAGGCCCGTTTCATGAGCATGGTGCGGAGCCGCTGA
- the hisI gene encoding phosphoribosyl-AMP cyclohydrolase, with translation MNQLIFNQPSEDKSALEDAGDFTPRFDDRGLITAIVTDAGDGELLMVAHMNAQALALTIQTGTAHYFSRSRGKIWKKGETSGNLQTVKEIRTDCDQDAIWLKVEVAGHDATCHTGRRSCFYRTITLRDGKPMLDIVDDELHFDPQDVYGK, from the coding sequence ATGAACCAACTGATCTTCAATCAACCATCCGAGGACAAGTCGGCGTTGGAAGACGCCGGCGATTTCACGCCGCGTTTCGATGACCGCGGCCTGATCACCGCCATCGTCACCGACGCCGGCGACGGCGAGTTGCTGATGGTGGCGCATATGAATGCTCAGGCGCTGGCGCTGACCATCCAGACCGGCACGGCCCATTATTTCAGCCGTTCGCGCGGCAAGATCTGGAAGAAGGGCGAGACCTCGGGCAATCTCCAGACGGTGAAGGAAATTCGCACCGATTGCGATCAGGACGCCATCTGGCTGAAGGTCGAGGTCGCCGGCCACGACGCCACCTGTCACACCGGCCGTCGCTCCTGCTTCTATCGGACGATCACGCTTCGGGACGGAAAGCCGATGCTGGATATCGTCGACGACGAGCTACATTTCGATCCACAGGATGTCTACGGAAAATAG
- a CDS encoding patatin-like phospholipase family protein, producing the protein MLSWSLHRQSSEGEGAGSGMSTTLETIPPPAPVKKIKIALALGGGAARGWAHIGVLRALDEAKIEIGMIAGTSIGALVGGCYLAGKLDELESFARSLTMRRIASLLDLTIGGSGLFGGMRLTKRMQEHLEGLNVEDLDRPFVAVAAEVNTGHEVWIANGSLITALRASYALPGIFEPVRSNHRTLVDGALVNPVPVSVCRAYEQPLVVAVNLNYDLYGRSAVVRHNASLSPQEVQKQEEAPYARLGMTGVMVQAFNIIQDRIARARLAGDPPDISLQPRLSYIGLSEFHRAGEAIERGYEEARARLPEIKRMQEVYATHP; encoded by the coding sequence ATGCTGAGCTGGAGTCTGCATCGTCAAAGCTCTGAAGGCGAAGGTGCTGGTTCCGGCATGTCGACCACCCTCGAGACGATCCCGCCTCCCGCGCCTGTCAAGAAAATCAAGATTGCGCTTGCGCTCGGCGGCGGCGCTGCCCGCGGCTGGGCCCATATAGGCGTGCTGCGTGCGCTCGACGAGGCAAAGATCGAGATCGGCATGATTGCCGGCACCTCGATCGGCGCGCTGGTCGGCGGCTGCTATCTCGCCGGCAAACTCGATGAACTTGAAAGCTTCGCCCGCTCGCTGACGATGCGCCGGATCGCCAGTCTCCTCGATCTCACCATCGGCGGCAGCGGCCTGTTCGGCGGCATGCGGCTGACCAAGCGCATGCAGGAACATCTCGAAGGCCTGAATGTCGAGGATCTCGACCGGCCGTTCGTGGCGGTCGCCGCCGAGGTCAATACCGGTCACGAGGTCTGGATCGCCAATGGTTCGCTGATTACGGCGTTGCGCGCCTCCTATGCCCTTCCCGGCATCTTCGAGCCGGTGCGCAGCAACCATCGCACGCTGGTCGACGGGGCGCTGGTCAATCCGGTGCCCGTCTCCGTCTGCCGCGCCTATGAGCAGCCGCTGGTCGTCGCCGTCAATCTCAACTACGATCTCTACGGCCGCTCGGCCGTCGTCCGGCACAATGCCAGCCTCTCGCCGCAGGAAGTGCAAAAGCAGGAAGAGGCGCCCTATGCCCGTCTCGGCATGACCGGCGTCATGGTGCAGGCCTTCAACATCATCCAGGACAGGATCGCCCGCGCCCGTCTTGCCGGCGACCCGCCCGATATTTCGCTGCAGCCGCGTCTCAGCTATATCGGCCTTTCCGAATTCCACCGGGCCGGCGAGGCGATCGAACGCGGCTACGAGGAAGCCAGAGCCCGGCTCCCCGAGATCAAACGCATGCAGGAAGTCTACGCCACCCACCCCTGA
- a CDS encoding CBS domain-containing protein: MASSVKAILDLKGRDVVTAGPNTTVAEAAVILSKKKIGAIVVVGMENRISGMFTERDLVHAIAKHGKDGLDQSLAQVMTAKVYRCHEETTVNELMELMTSRRFRHVPVESNGKLAGIISIGDVVKSRIAEVERETEEIKAYIAG; this comes from the coding sequence ATGGCCAGTTCAGTCAAAGCAATTCTCGACCTGAAGGGCAGGGACGTCGTCACCGCCGGGCCGAATACCACGGTCGCCGAGGCGGCCGTTATCCTGAGCAAGAAGAAGATCGGCGCCATCGTCGTCGTCGGCATGGAAAACCGGATTTCCGGAATGTTCACCGAGCGCGATCTCGTGCATGCCATCGCCAAACATGGCAAGGACGGCCTCGACCAGTCGCTGGCCCAGGTTATGACCGCAAAGGTCTACCGCTGCCACGAGGAAACGACCGTCAACGAGCTGATGGAGCTGATGACCAGCCGCCGTTTCCGGCACGTACCTGTCGAAAGCAACGGTAAGCTTGCCGGCATCATCTCGATCGGCGACGTGGTGAAATCGCGCATCGCCGAAGTTGAGCGCGAGACCGAGGAAATCAAGGCCTATATCGCCGGCTGA
- a CDS encoding rhomboid family intramembrane serine protease, producing MNEQTAEPHKAPEPPEVQPPAKPPRVPVFNLPPALFFSLCLLVLIYAVQELVLSDDVMSWLLFTFGFVPARYVIPLSQQGPELFWTPVTYSLLHGSVQHIVFNAFWLMAFGAPVVRRIGTLRFVLFWLFSAVASAALHAVLNWGDVTLLIGASGVISGLMGAACRFAFPAERRPMLPAHLNPRLSIVEALKSRTVVIFMLLWLVGNALIAIGIPLVGDSDQAIAWDAHIGGFVFGFLLFSLFDRAPRPPVTEPAGTEKDLLQS from the coding sequence ATGAATGAGCAGACGGCCGAGCCGCATAAGGCGCCCGAACCTCCCGAGGTCCAGCCGCCGGCAAAGCCGCCGCGCGTGCCGGTCTTCAACCTCCCGCCGGCGCTGTTCTTCAGCCTTTGCCTGCTTGTTCTCATCTATGCGGTGCAGGAACTCGTGCTTTCCGACGATGTGATGAGCTGGCTGCTCTTCACCTTCGGCTTCGTTCCCGCCCGCTATGTGATTCCGCTGTCGCAACAAGGGCCGGAGCTGTTCTGGACGCCCGTCACCTATTCTCTGCTGCACGGCAGCGTCCAGCATATCGTCTTCAACGCCTTCTGGCTGATGGCCTTCGGCGCCCCGGTCGTGCGCCGCATCGGGACGCTGCGTTTCGTGCTCTTCTGGCTTTTTTCGGCGGTCGCGTCCGCCGCCCTGCACGCGGTGTTGAACTGGGGGGATGTGACGCTGCTGATCGGTGCGTCGGGCGTCATCTCCGGGCTGATGGGCGCTGCCTGCCGATTCGCCTTTCCGGCCGAACGGCGACCGATGCTGCCGGCCCATCTCAATCCCCGGCTTTCCATCGTCGAGGCGCTGAAGAGCCGCACCGTCGTCATCTTCATGCTGCTCTGGCTGGTCGGCAACGCCTTGATCGCCATCGGCATTCCGCTCGTCGGCGACAGCGACCAGGCGATTGCCTGGGACGCGCATATCGGCGGTTTCGTCTTCGGCTTCCTCCTCTTTTCGCTGTTCGACCGGGCGCCGCGCCCGCCCGTGACGGAACCTGCCGGAACGGAGAAGGATTTGTTGCAATCCTGA
- a CDS encoding PAS domain-containing protein: MIRNGTGWCKMRVQTTIEIFDYWNRIRGAADAPLKSQVEPSAVPHLLQSLFILETRDAGNIGFRLAGTRICDLFGRDLRGERFSSLWGNGQHADIERTAMGVMDHAMPALFNATGYSTIGHQASFEIIMMPLRSPHGACDRLLGAIAPTAAASWLEVVPLEFLALDRSRLLPGKFGTAAPTELRPINEIVAGKSAGFGQVMRRMVSQLLSVEAH; this comes from the coding sequence ATGATCCGGAATGGGACAGGTTGGTGTAAAATGCGTGTGCAAACGACCATCGAAATTTTTGACTACTGGAACCGTATCCGCGGCGCTGCCGATGCGCCGCTGAAATCGCAGGTCGAACCCTCCGCCGTACCCCACCTGCTGCAAAGCCTCTTCATCCTCGAGACGCGCGACGCAGGAAACATCGGCTTCCGGCTCGCCGGCACCCGTATCTGCGATCTGTTCGGGCGGGATCTGCGCGGCGAACGGTTCTCCTCACTCTGGGGAAACGGCCAGCACGCGGATATCGAACGCACGGCGATGGGCGTGATGGACCATGCCATGCCGGCCCTGTTCAATGCGACCGGCTACAGCACCATCGGTCATCAGGCCTCCTTCGAGATCATCATGATGCCGCTGCGCTCGCCGCACGGCGCCTGCGACCGGCTGCTCGGCGCGATCGCACCCACGGCGGCTGCGAGCTGGCTGGAGGTTGTACCGCTCGAATTCCTGGCGCTCGACCGAAGCCGCCTTCTGCCCGGAAAATTCGGCACCGCCGCGCCGACCGAACTGCGCCCCATCAATGAAATCGTCGCCGGAAAAAGCGCCGGGTTCGGCCAGGTCATGCGCCGCATGGTGTCGCAGCTGCTGAGTGTGGAGGCGCACTGA
- a CDS encoding PilZ domain-containing protein translates to MHSFQPAQTQRPAPRPEHGVFQRVPINMQGRLMLANYEEFECMVIDMSPGDMYVTCPGRPRANERVVAYIDHLGRVEGYVQTLDGRGFTMSINATERKREKLAAQLTWLANKHELGLPEDRRHDRLTPRDTKTELTLEDGTRYSCRIMDLSLSGAAVDVEMRPSIGTAVRLGNMRGRVVRHFVEGVAIEFLSIQSRETLREFL, encoded by the coding sequence ATGCACTCGTTCCAGCCAGCTCAGACGCAACGACCTGCGCCGCGCCCTGAACACGGCGTTTTTCAGCGTGTGCCCATCAATATGCAGGGCCGGCTGATGCTTGCGAACTACGAGGAATTCGAATGCATGGTGATCGACATGTCGCCTGGCGACATGTACGTCACCTGCCCCGGCCGGCCGCGCGCCAACGAACGCGTCGTCGCCTATATCGACCATCTCGGCCGTGTCGAAGGTTATGTCCAGACGCTCGATGGCCGCGGCTTCACCATGTCGATCAATGCCACCGAGCGGAAGCGCGAGAAGCTCGCCGCCCAGCTCACCTGGCTTGCCAACAAGCACGAACTCGGCCTGCCGGAAGATCGTCGCCATGACCGCCTGACGCCGCGCGACACGAAGACCGAGCTGACCCTCGAAGACGGTACACGTTATTCCTGCCGCATCATGGACCTTTCGCTGTCGGGCGCTGCCGTCGACGTCGAGATGCGCCCCTCGATCGGAACGGCGGTGCGCCTCGGCAACATGCGCGGCCGCGTCGTGCGCCATTTCGTCGAAGGTGTGGCGATCGAATTCCTGTCGATCCAGTCCCGCGAGACGCTGCGCGAATTCCTCTGA
- a CDS encoding transglutaminase-like cysteine peptidase, with protein sequence MTSANILKGGLLAGVLMMAMAGSGQATPASMALAGNASQPIGHYEFCKANPKECVEVGGDAGPAILTEDRWKEILKVNYTVNSTIQPETDEQIYGVEERWAYPTTVGDCEDYALLKRKMLIEDGFSPSDTLITVVLQPNGEGHAVLTVRTDHGDFILDNMRNKVLLWSDTEYTYLKRQSADDPARWSKLQDGRAVAVGSVK encoded by the coding sequence ATGACAAGTGCGAACATCCTGAAAGGCGGCCTGCTGGCCGGTGTCCTCATGATGGCAATGGCGGGTTCGGGACAGGCGACGCCCGCCAGCATGGCGCTGGCAGGCAATGCCAGCCAGCCGATCGGACATTATGAATTCTGCAAGGCAAATCCGAAAGAATGCGTCGAGGTCGGCGGCGATGCCGGACCGGCTATCCTCACCGAGGATCGCTGGAAGGAAATTCTCAAGGTCAATTACACGGTCAATTCGACGATTCAGCCGGAGACGGATGAACAGATCTACGGCGTCGAGGAGCGCTGGGCTTATCCCACAACCGTCGGTGACTGTGAGGATTATGCCCTGCTCAAGCGCAAGATGCTGATCGAGGACGGCTTCTCGCCGTCAGACACGCTGATAACAGTCGTGTTGCAGCCGAACGGCGAAGGCCATGCCGTACTGACGGTCCGCACCGATCACGGCGACTTCATCCTCGACAATATGCGCAACAAGGTGCTGCTGTGGTCGGATACCGAATACACCTATCTGAAACGCCAGTCCGCCGACGATCCGGCCCGCTGGTCGAAGCTTCAGGACGGCCGCGCTGTCGCGGTCGGTAGCGTCAAGTAA
- a CDS encoding serine hydrolase — MSRSVSSVSSSRSGSFFAKLLAILSVAVTIVLVDSVSAEAEAANSKYAGIVVDAKTGNVLYSENADRLQYPASLTKMMTLYMTFEALEQGRIRLDTPVPFSAHAAAQAPTKLGVRAGGTITVEQGILGLVTLSANDAATALGEMLGGGSEDRFAQLMTAKAHALGMTRTTYRNANGLPNTAQMTTARDQARLGIALRQHFPQYYGYFSTRAFKFGSRTIRSHNRLVGSVRGVDGIKTGYTRAAGFNLVSSVQLDGKSIVGVVLGGASTPARDAQMRNLIATYLPKASSRGGSSALIAQAAPAPASAMIETPAPVQPQKVQPQMAKTITAAQPPVSAAVADLSLPHKGPLPDARYQVAETEVAYAETSAPKSDNPLVAQPMPAPTKVKTMTFKQQASVPAPKPAPASMPSESDTGVDNVTTASTSPASASPVSANNGPAGWVVQVGVSPSRQMAMDLLENAKGKGGKALASAKPFAVAYGAGGDQLYRARFGGFDDQRDAVNACKALKKAGIKCWAAAQ; from the coding sequence GTGTCAAGGTCAGTCTCCTCCGTATCATCGTCCCGATCCGGTAGTTTTTTCGCAAAGCTGCTGGCGATCCTTTCGGTGGCCGTCACGATCGTCCTGGTCGATTCGGTAAGTGCCGAAGCGGAAGCGGCGAATTCGAAATATGCAGGCATCGTCGTCGACGCCAAGACCGGCAATGTTCTCTACAGTGAGAATGCCGACCGGCTGCAATATCCCGCCTCCCTGACCAAGATGATGACCCTCTACATGACCTTCGAGGCGCTGGAACAGGGTCGCATCCGTCTCGATACGCCGGTTCCCTTCTCCGCCCATGCGGCAGCCCAGGCGCCGACCAAGCTCGGCGTTCGCGCCGGCGGCACGATCACCGTCGAGCAAGGCATTCTCGGGCTCGTCACCCTGTCGGCCAATGATGCCGCCACCGCGCTCGGCGAAATGCTCGGCGGCGGCAGCGAGGATCGTTTTGCCCAGCTGATGACCGCCAAGGCGCATGCGCTCGGCATGACGCGCACCACCTATCGCAACGCCAACGGCCTGCCGAATACGGCGCAGATGACAACGGCGCGCGATCAGGCCCGCCTCGGTATCGCTCTTCGTCAGCATTTCCCGCAATATTACGGCTATTTCTCCACCCGCGCCTTCAAGTTCGGCAGTCGCACGATCCGCAGCCACAACCGCCTGGTCGGTTCGGTACGCGGCGTCGACGGCATCAAGACCGGCTACACCAGAGCTGCCGGTTTCAACCTGGTGAGCTCGGTGCAGTTGGACGGCAAGTCGATCGTTGGTGTCGTGCTCGGCGGCGCCTCGACGCCTGCCCGCGATGCCCAGATGCGCAATCTGATCGCCACCTATCTGCCGAAGGCATCGAGCCGTGGTGGATCGTCGGCGCTGATCGCCCAGGCGGCCCCTGCCCCCGCCTCTGCAATGATTGAGACACCTGCGCCGGTCCAGCCGCAGAAGGTCCAGCCGCAAATGGCAAAGACCATCACCGCGGCGCAGCCGCCGGTTTCGGCAGCAGTTGCCGATCTCAGCCTTCCGCACAAAGGCCCGCTGCCGGATGCGCGCTATCAGGTCGCCGAGACCGAAGTCGCCTATGCCGAGACATCAGCACCGAAATCCGACAATCCGCTGGTCGCGCAGCCGATGCCGGCGCCGACCAAAGTCAAGACCATGACCTTCAAGCAGCAGGCATCGGTCCCCGCACCGAAGCCGGCGCCCGCATCCATGCCGTCGGAAAGCGATACCGGCGTCGACAACGTCACGACGGCCTCGACCAGCCCTGCCTCTGCCAGCCCCGTTTCTGCCAACAATGGCCCCGCCGGCTGGGTCGTGCAGGTCGGCGTCTCGCCGAGCCGGCAGATGGCCATGGACCTTCTGGAGAACGCTAAGGGCAAGGGCGGCAAGGCATTGGCCTCGGCAAAGCCTTTCGCCGTCGCCTACGGCGCTGGTGGTGACCAGCTCTATCGCGCCCGCTTCGGTGGTTTCGATGACCAGCGTGATGCGGTCAACGCCTGCAAGGCCTTGAAGAAGGCCGGCATCAAGTGCTGGGCGGCTGCCCAATGA
- a CDS encoding DUF1489 family protein, with protein MALHLIKLCVGADSIDDLREWVAERSLSAIAAGLEPHSVHTTRMVPKRIEELLDGGSLYWVIKGQVQARQKLLGIQTFTDGEGISRCRLMLGPEVIETAVQSKRPFQGWRYYTEDDVPRDLTSLGAGIVEMPADLRRELTELGLL; from the coding sequence ATGGCATTGCATCTCATCAAACTCTGTGTCGGCGCCGACTCGATAGACGATCTGCGCGAATGGGTGGCGGAACGCTCGCTCAGCGCCATCGCCGCCGGACTTGAGCCGCACTCGGTGCACACGACGCGAATGGTGCCGAAACGCATCGAGGAGCTGCTGGATGGCGGCTCGCTCTACTGGGTGATCAAGGGACAGGTGCAGGCGCGGCAGAAACTGCTCGGCATCCAGACCTTCACCGACGGCGAGGGCATTTCGCGCTGCCGGCTGATGCTCGGCCCGGAGGTCATCGAGACGGCTGTGCAGTCGAAGCGCCCCTTCCAAGGCTGGCGTTATTACACTGAGGACGACGTGCCGCGCGACCTGACAAGCCTTGGGGCCGGTATTGTCGAAATGCCTGCGGACCTTCGCCGCGAGCTGACCGAGCTTGGCCTGCTCTAA
- a CDS encoding L-serine ammonia-lyase, with protein sequence MFLSVFDVFKIGVGPSSSHTMGPMSAANRFLALILSNEWPRPSSGAEVVAIKVSLHGSLAHTGIGHGTGRAVILGLMGEAPDSVDPDKMDGIVDMVERTGRITPEGHPAYQFQPKTDLVFDKKQPLPGHANGMSFSAFDRDGRLLLKRIYYSVGGGFVVTDTELEQMRAKKSAASGTRVPYPFSTAKQMLDMAERSGLSIAQMKRANEESQRSREELDQGLDRIWEAMRSCIERGLKVDGIMPGGLNVKRRARRIHDKLEEEWRSNRVNPLLANDWLSVYAMAVNEENAAGGRVVTAPTNGAAGVIPATIRYYEHFHEDWDQNGIRDYLLTAAAIGGIIKHNASISGAEVGCQGEVGSAAAMAAAGLAAVMGGTPEQIENAAEIALEHHLGMTCDPVAGLVQVPCIERNALGAVKAVTAASLAVKGDGQHFVPLDACIETMRQTGHDMSEKYKETSTGGLAVNVVEC encoded by the coding sequence ATGTTTCTCTCGGTATTCGATGTCTTCAAAATCGGTGTTGGGCCGTCGAGTTCGCACACGATGGGTCCGATGTCGGCCGCCAACCGGTTTCTCGCACTGATCCTGTCGAACGAATGGCCGCGCCCATCGTCGGGCGCTGAGGTCGTCGCGATCAAGGTCAGCCTGCACGGCTCGCTTGCCCATACCGGTATCGGCCATGGCACGGGCAGGGCGGTCATTCTCGGCCTGATGGGCGAGGCGCCCGACAGCGTCGATCCCGACAAGATGGACGGCATCGTCGATATGGTCGAGCGCACCGGGCGCATCACGCCGGAGGGTCATCCCGCCTACCAGTTCCAGCCGAAGACCGATCTGGTCTTCGACAAGAAGCAGCCGTTGCCCGGCCATGCCAACGGCATGTCCTTTTCCGCCTTTGACAGGGATGGCCGGCTGCTGCTTAAGCGCATCTACTATTCGGTCGGCGGCGGCTTCGTCGTCACCGACACCGAGTTGGAACAGATGCGTGCGAAGAAGAGCGCGGCCAGCGGGACGCGCGTGCCCTATCCGTTCTCGACGGCAAAACAGATGCTCGATATGGCGGAGCGCTCGGGGCTGTCGATCGCGCAGATGAAGCGGGCGAACGAGGAGAGCCAGCGCAGCCGGGAGGAGCTCGATCAGGGACTCGACCGCATCTGGGAAGCGATGCGCTCCTGCATCGAGCGTGGCCTCAAGGTCGACGGCATCATGCCGGGTGGACTCAACGTCAAGCGCCGCGCCCGCAGGATTCACGACAAGCTGGAGGAGGAGTGGCGCAGCAACCGCGTCAACCCGCTGCTCGCCAACGACTGGCTCTCCGTCTATGCGATGGCTGTCAACGAGGAGAATGCAGCCGGCGGGCGCGTCGTCACCGCACCGACCAATGGTGCGGCCGGCGTCATTCCGGCGACGATCCGCTATTACGAGCATTTCCACGAGGACTGGGACCAGAACGGCATCCGCGATTATCTGCTGACGGCCGCGGCCATCGGCGGCATCATCAAGCATAATGCCTCGATCTCGGGCGCCGAGGTCGGCTGTCAGGGCGAGGTCGGATCGGCGGCGGCGATGGCGGCCGCCGGCCTTGCCGCGGTCATGGGCGGCACCCCGGAGCAAATCGAGAACGCCGCCGAGATCGCGCTCGAACATCATCTCGGCATGACCTGCGACCCGGTCGCGGGCCTGGTGCAGGTTCCCTGCATCGAGCGCAACGCGCTCGGCGCCGTCAAAGCGGTCACTGCGGCATCCCTCGCCGTCAAGGGCGACGGCCAGCATTTCGTGCCGCTCGACGCCTGCATCGAGACGATGCGCCAGACCGGTCACGACATGAGCGAAAAATACAAGGAAACCTCGACGGGTGGTCTTGCCGTCAATGTCGTGGAATGCTGA